The following DNA comes from Macaca thibetana thibetana isolate TM-01 chromosome 14, ASM2454274v1, whole genome shotgun sequence.
GCAGGCCCCTCCTGGCCGCCCTGTCCCCTGCCCCTCCATGGCACACAGGACAAGGGCTCCAGACAGCGGCATGGCCACCTGGTGCCCAGATGGGAAATTTTGCCTCCCTTTTGCTGCTCCACTTGACCTGAGACCCCTCCCCGACTCCTCAGTGCTTCGGAGGATCAAAGTGACCTTCCTGGACACTGTCGTGAGGGTGGAGCACTCTCCGGGTGATGGGGAACGTGGTGTGGCCGTGGAGGTCCGTGTGCAGAGGTAAGGGCAGGGTGATCTGGGGTGGACTGGTGTGAAGAGGGGGAGTGGGAGCTGCTGAATGGTCCCCATCCACAGCCTAGGTTCCTGGGAAGAGGCAGGGTGGGTCTGGGTGGGCCTCGGTGGTGGTAGGGCTGGGGAGGTGGGCTGTATCGTGAGCCTGGACTGGTGTCCAGAGGCCGGGTGATACAGGCCCAGAGTGGCCGAGGCCCCAAGAACCAAGTTAGATGCTGAGGGTCTGAGGAGCAAGGGCTGGCCTGAGCCTCTGAGCTGGACATGGCGTTTCAGGGCGGCCTGGGTAAGATGGGGCAGTTCTGCAGGCCAGGCTCCCTGACCCCGTGCCCCTAGAACAGAGCACTGTGTGGAGAGAGGGGCTCCAGGCCTGGGGTGGCCAGGGCACGGGCTGACCCTACACTCTCCAGACTGGAGTACTGTGACGAGGCAGTGCGGGACCCGAGCCAGGCGCCGCCGGTGGACGTGCATCAGCCGCCTGCCTTCCTGCACAAGCTGCTGCAGCTGGCAGGGGTCCGCCTGCACTACGAGGAGCTCCCCGCACAGGTGAGTGGGCTCTGATTCCCACAGCCTCTGTCTCCTATCCCTTGAGCCCTCTGAcccccctcccatccttcctgACCATCCATCTCTGACCCCATTTTCTCAACCTTCCCCTCTtgtatcctcccacctcccaggaagAGCCTGCAGAGCCCCCCTTGCAGATTGGCAGCTGCTCAGGGTACATGGAGCTGATGGTGAAGTTGAAGCAAAATGAGGCCTTCCCTGGCCCCAAGGTGGGTCCCCAGGCTCCTGGGGAGGAGGGTGAGTACCCCATCTTAAGACTCCTCCTCCTCAGCAAGGCTGATTATCCACAGACCAGAGTGGGGATGTCAAGTGGGGGATTTACTTCCTTCTTGGCAGCTAAAGAAACTGAgtctgtaggccaggcacagggttcacgcctgtaatcccagcgctttgggaggccgaggtgggtggatcatctgaggtcaggagttcgagaccagcctggccaacacagtgaaaccccgtatctacgaaaaatacaaaattagccaggcatggtggcgcatgcctgtaatcccagctactcggaaggctgaggcaggcgaattgcttgaacccgggaggcagaggttgcagtgagccaagattgtgccattgcactacagcctgggcaacaagagcgaaactccatctcattaaaaaaaaaaaaaaaaaaagaaaactgaggcagagaggtcAAGCTGTGGCCCGGTTCATACAGCTAGCTAGTAACAGAGTTTAGTTTGGCAGCCAGCATCCTGCTTTCCCAGGGCAAGGGCAGGCGGGTGGTAGCTCTTAGAGGAGCTGGGTGGTGGGCCTGGGCTCCATGGCTGCCCCCTTGGCCCCCAGTTGGAGGTAGCGGGACAGCTGGGCTCCCTGCACCTGCTTCTGACGCCGAGGCAGCTCCAGCACCTTCAGGAACTGCTCAGCGCTGTGAGCCTTACAGGTGAGGCCTCTGGGTGGCATGGGGCTGGGGTGGCTGGGAGGGCCAGCCAGCCCAGACTGAAGTCTCCTCCCCTGCAGACCACGAGGGCCTGGCTGACAAGCTGAACAAGAGCCGCCCGCTAGGTGCCGAAGACCTGTGGCTGATTGAGCAGGACCTGAACCAGCAGCTGCAGGCCGGGGTGGTGGCTGAGCCCCTCAGCCCAGACCCCCTTACCAACCCCCTTCTCAACCTGGATAGCACTGGTGGGTGTGGAGTCAGACATGGTTGGAGAGGCAGCTAGTGTGGGTGCAGGAGCCTAGGGGCTGGGGCCGGCTGTCCCTGACACTCCTCACTTCACCCACAGACCTCTTCTTCTCCATGGCTGGCCTCACAAGCAGTGTGGCCTCAGCCCTCTCTGAGCTGTCCCTCTCCGATGTAGACCTGGCCTCCTCTGTGCACAGTGACGTGGCCTCCCGCCGGCTCTCTGCCCAGGCCCACCCAGCTGGTGAGTTGGAGCACCCTGGAGGTACTCCAGGGACAGGAAGGACTGGAAGAGGCCTTAGTGCTGTGGGATGTCAGGGAACCCCCAGCGATGCCTGGATATCTACCATCTGTGACTTGGTTCCCTGGGGACCAAACGAGGTAGTAGCTGGTGATATAGTGCACAGAGCCCAGGTTTTTCAGTAATTGATCTTAGTCAAGCGCTTAAACTCTCTGAGACTCAGCTTCCTCTTCCATAGCCTTTGCCAGGCTGTATATTTGGGTTCAGGTTTATTGAGAGCTTATTGTGGGCGGGTGCTTCATCACATCCTATCCTTCCAGCACCCTGTGGAGGGTTCAGTTGAGCCTGGGCAGAGGGCCTGGCCTACTGGAGGCACCGGTGTCATCCCTGCGTGACCAAGCCTTCTGCCAGAGCCACATGGTGTGGCAGACTTGGCCTCCCAACCCCCAGCAACCATTGCTCCACCTGGGGTACCCAGAATCTCTTGGGAGCCCCTGGTGAAACCTCTGTCCTCTCAGGCAAGATGGCCCCCAATCACCTCCTGGACACCATGCGCCCTGACTCGCTGCTGAAGATGACCTTGGGGGGTGTGACCCTGACCTTGCTTCAGACATCTGCCCCATCTTCCGGACCACCTGACCTCGCCACGCACTTTTTCACCGAGTTTGATGCCACCAAGGATGGGCCCTTCGGTTCCCGAGACTTCCACCACCTTCGACCACGCTTCCAGAGGGCCTGTCCCTGTAGCCACGTTCGGTATAAGCCCGAGGCCAGGGCCTGAGGAGAGACCATCGGAGTTCCCTAAGTGCACCTTCTGATGCCTGTCCTCTTTCCCGCAGGCTAACGGGCACAGCCGTGCAGCTGTCCTGGGAGCTGCGGACAGGCAGTCGGGGTCGGCGGACAACCAGCATGGAAATGCGCTTTGGGCAGCTCGAGGTGCTGGAGTGTCTGTGGCCCCGGGGCACCTCCGAGCCTGAGTACACGGAGGTGAGGGCAGAGACAGAATGTGTGCGAGGCGGGGTCTGGAGGTTTGGGTGGCTGTGGGGCCAGGCCTGACCCTGTGTGCCTCCCGGGTCCCACCCCAGATCCTGACCTTTCCTGGTACCCTGGGCTCCCAGGCCTCAGCTCGGCCCTGCGCCCATCTGCGCCACACACAGACCCTGCGCCATGTGCCTAAGGTAACCCACCCGCTCCAGGTCACCAGGCTGTCGACTGCTCCCCATGGCGTGTTGACCCCACCCTGGCCTCTGCCATGGCCGCCTCTGCTGCCCAGCCCTGTCTCTTTTCCCCTGTGCTCCACACCTCACCATGCCAGGGCCTTCAAATACCTGCCTGGCCCTTCCCATGCCAGTCTCTTAGCCTGGTCATGCCCTTGCCCTGTCTCAACATGGCAACCCCTGCTGGGCCTCTGTGGCTAAGAAAGGCACATCTCGGGCggcttttataaataaacaagCTCATTGTGTGCACTGGGCAAAGGTGGGGCAGGCCTCCTCAGAGCCCTCCTGGCCCCTGCTCCAGCTCTTCTCCCACTACGGAGAGGGCCTTCCTGTCCCACACGCCGAGTGCCACTCAACCCTCACTGACCTGAACTCCCTCGCCCTCAGAGCCGACCCCGGCGCTCAGTTGCCTGCCATTGCCACTCAGAACTGGCCCTGGACCTGGCCAACTTCCAGGCAGACGTGGAACTGGGGGCGCTGGACCGGCTGGCTGccctactgcgcctggccactgtAACTGCCGAGCCTCCAACTGGCCTGCTGGTGAGAGGCCCCGCCAGGGCCAGGCCGGGGTCGGGTGCAGGGCCTGGGTTCTTCGGCTCTTGGTCACAGTGGGAGGGGCTCTGACGGCAGCTCTGACCCGGAATCCTCCTGCAGACAGAGCCCCTGCCGGCAATGGAGGAGCAGACAGTATTTCTGCTTTCCGCACCCCGGGCTACACTGCGACTGCGCTTCCCCATTGCTGACCTGCGGCCTGAGCGGGACCCCTGGGCGGGCCAGTCTGTGCGGGTTGAGCAACTTCGGCTGGAGCTGAGTGAGCCCCAGTTCCGGTCAGAGCTTAGCAGTGGGCCTGGCCCCCCAGTCCCCACCCGCCTGGAACTCACCTGCTCCGACCTACATGGTAAGAGCTCCCTGAGTGACAGAACCTGGGGCGAGAGGCCTGGCTTCTAGGAGAGGTGGGCTTGGGGCTATGGAAGGGGCCCAGTCACAACCCGAGCAGCCCCTAGCCAGGCCTTTACCAGCTCTTGGGGTCCCAGCACTGCCAGTCCCTGGCCTACTTGCCAACAGGTAGGGTGGACCCTTTGTCTCTGGCTTTCTCTGCCCACCACAGTGTGTGTGGAGTCGGGGGCACAGCTCTGAGCCGACCTGGGCATTGGGGAAGAAATAGGAAAAGTCAGCAGTGATGACGGCCCTCCCACTTCCCCGTCCCCCTTTAGGTATCTATGAAGATGGAGAGAAGCCACCTGTCCCCTGCCTGCGTGTCTCCAAAGCCCTGGACCCCAAGAGCACTGGGCGCAAGTACTTCCTGCCCCAGTAAGTAGGGGCTCTGGACGGGGCCCAGGAGAGGAGGGTTCTACTGCTGGGGGTGGCAGGGGGCCAGTTTGGAACTGGGTGCTGGGGACCCTGCAGGCCAGTGACAGGCCTGTGCCTCGGCAGGGTAGTGGTGACTGTGAACCCCGAGTCCAGCAGCGCACAGTGGGAGGTGGCcccagagaagggagaggagctgGAGCTGTCAGCGGAGAGTCCATGTGAGCTGCGGGAACCTGAGCCCTCACCCTTCTCCTCTAAGAGGACCATGTATGAGACAGAGGAGGTGAGGCTTGGCCCTACCTCTTCCCAGGACCCCCTCCTGCCCACCGCCCGGGTTCCTGCCAGAGGAGCCACCTGTGTGGCTGCGGGCCAGGGCAGCATGACCCCATGGGGTGGGCATGAGCTGACCCGAAACCAGTGAGGATTTCGGCTCTTCCATTCTTTCCAGCCAATCAGAGTCTTTCTGAAAGGGCACTGGTGAGGGTAGGCCCCGGGGAGCATGGGTCCTCCATTGGAAAGATCAGGTCCCACCCCACCTGAATGGTCGATCAGCACTGTCCACTTGGAGAGGCAGTTAAGGGCCAGGCTCTGCCACTTGGTGGCTGTGTCACCTTGGGGAGTTACCTGACCTTGAAGAGTTACCTATAGATGAGTTTCCTCCCCTGGAAAATGGGCACCATgacctgtctctcttttttttctttttttttttttttgagatagaatttcactttgttgcccaggctggcgtgcagtgtcattatctcagctcaccgcaacctccgcatcccaggctcaagcaattctcctgcctcagcctcctgagtagctgggattacaggcgcccgctgccacgcccggctaatttttatatttttagtagagacggggtttcaccatgttggccaggctggcctcaaactcctgacctcaaatgatcacccgcctcagcctcccaaagtgctggaattacaggcgtgagccactgcacccggcctaattttgtatttttagtagagatagggtttcgccatgttggccaggctggtctcgaacacttgACCTCAAGTGCTCTACCCACctagccctcccaaagtgctaggattataggcgtgagccactgcgcccagcctaaccATGACCTGTGTCATAGGCTTGCTGTGGGGATTAAAGGAGTTAACATACCTGAAGCCCTTAGAACAGCACAGGTGTGCCATCAGCACTGTATCCATATGGCTATCATGCATCCCCAGCAGAGAAGGGctctatgaatgaatgaatgatgaacaACAGGAGGGCAGGACTGAGACCAGAGACAGGCCCCAGCCAGCATCTCTAAGATGGCCCTCCTGCTCTTTCCCCCTCACCCTGTCCAGATGGTGATCCCTGGAGACCCTGAGGAGATGAGGGCGTTCCAGAGCCGGACGCTGGCACTGTCTCGCTGCAGCCTGGAAGTGATCCTGCCCCGTGTCCACATCTTTCTGCCCAGCAAGGAGGTCTACGAGAGCATCTACAACAGGTGGAGACGTGGGGCCAGCAGGGCGGGACGGGACACGGGTGGGTCTGGCCTCCCTTACCTGCCGTCCACCCGTCCGTGTCAGGATCAACAACGACCTGCTCATGTGGGAGCCCGCAGACCTGCTTCCCACCTCCGACCCCGCCGCCCAGCCCTCTGGCCTCCCTGGCCCCTCAGGCTTCTGGCATGACAGCTTTAAGATGTGCAAGTCAGCCTTCAAGTTGGGTATGAGAGGTGCTTGTGCTGGGCTAGAGGGAGGACCCCCAGGTCTGGGACGGGCCAGGCTAGCCCTCCCCGGTCTCCTTCCCAGCCAACTGCTTTGATCTCACCCCAGACTCGGACTCAGATGATGAGGATGCCCACTTCTTCTCAGTGGGGGCATCGGGCGGCCCACAGCCCCCTGCCCCTGAGGCCCCAAGTCTTCACTTGCAGAGCACCTTCTCTACACTGGTGACAGTGCTGAAGGGGCGGATCACAGCCCTCTGTGAGACCAAGGTGAGTGGAACCCCGGGCAGGTGGGTCCCAAACTTCAGAGCTCTCgttggtggcagagcaagaccagCACGAGCAGCTCCAGGTCAGGAATGTGGAAAGCAGGAGGCCTAAGTGGGCAGCACCAGCCCACCCATGCCAGCCTGCCCATCCTATCACAGCCCATCAGCTCCTTCTGACCCCCTGCTGTATGTAAAGCACCATGCTAGGAGTCGGGATGGGCATGGTGCACCCACCATTCCGACTCCAAAGAGGCAGAGTGGGCAGACCCGGCAGAGATTATTTTTCTCCTGGCAGAAGAGGCAAGTGCCATCCAGGGCCTCCAGCAGCGTCCATGGTGGAAACTGGAGCTGACCCCCTTAGGCCAGGGCTCCAGGAGCCGCCAACCCCCTGAGGGTTTGAGGGATGCTGAGTGCAGCTGGGGAAGCCACGCTGTGTGCTCCTTCTGCAGGACGAGGGTGGCAAGCGGCTGGAGGCTGTGCACGGGGAGCTGGTGCTGGACATGGAGCATGGCACCCTCTTCAGCGTCTCCCAGTACTGTGGCCAGCCAGGACTCGGCTACTTCTGCCTGGAAGCTGAAAAGGCAACGCTCTACCACCGAGGTGTGAGGCCTGGGGCGGGTCACCGCTGGGGACCAggcttgggggtgggggcgggtcACCGCTGGGGGCCAGGCTTGGCGGTGGGGCAGGTCACCGCTGGGGGCCAGGGTTGGCGGTGGAGGGCTTTCAGGATGGAGGTGGGCCCTGGGTGGAGTGGGTAGCCAGTCGGCTTGTCAGGGGGCTCATGAGACCCTTCCCCAGCGACGGTGGATGACTACCCGCTGCCCAGTCACCTGGACCTGCCCAGTTTCGCTCCCCCGGCTCAGCTGGCCCCGACCATCTACCCATCGGAGGAAGGGGTGACTGAGCGGGGAGCCTCGGGCCGCAAGGGCCAGGGCCGGGGCCCCCACATGTTGTCCACTGCTGTGCGCATCCACCTGGACCCCCACAAGAATGTGAAGGTACAGGCTTGCCTGCCAGCCACCCCTCCTGCTAGCCTGGGCTGCAGCCCCGGTGCGTGGTGGGACCCCAGTGCGCGGTGCGGCCCCAGTGCGCGGTACGGCGCCAGTGCGTGGTGGGACCCCAGTGTGCGGTGCGGCGCCAGTGCGCGGTGCGGCCCCAGTGTGCGGTGCGACCCCAGTGCGCGGTGCGGCGCCAGTGCGCGGTGGGACCCCAGTGCGCGGTGCGGCGCCAGTGCGTGGTGCGGCGCCAGTGTGCGGTGGGGCTGGCCTCCGCACTGCCCTGACTGCACCTCCACCCTCAGGAGTTCCTGGTGACACTGCGGTTGCACAAAGCCACCCTGCGCCACTACATGGCCCTGCCCGAGCAGAGCTGGCATTCCCAGGTGAGCATGGGTAGCCTGGGAAGTCACATGGCCCAATGACTCTGGACTTCTGTTTTGGGCAAGCAGGTCTCTAGGTGGGAGGAGGCCGGTGGGAGGAACATGGACTGGGCCACAGCTGACCTTGGCCGGAGCTCCTGGGCAAGGGGTGTGGGAGACAGCTAGTGGGCAGAAAGTGAGGTACCAGGCAGGGGCCAGGACGACAGGGAGGGGTTAGAGGAGGGAAGAGGCCACCTGATCCTCACCgcctcctcctgccctggcctctgaaGCTGTTGGAGTTCCTAGACGTGCTGGATGACCCTGTGCTGGGCTACCTGCCCCCGACGGTCATCACCATCCTGCACACACACCTGTTCTCCTGCGCCGTGGACTATAGGTACTGGGCTGGGAGGGTCCggggctggggacagggatggACTCTCAGGTATAAGGAGCCGTTCCCAGCCCGAGTATCACCCCCAGGCCACTCTACCTCCCTGTGCGTGTCCTCATCACCGCGGAGACCTTCACTCTGTCCAGCAACATCATCGTGGACACCTCCACCTTCCTGCTCAGGTATGCAGGCCACCCCACACCGGGCCGCCCCACCCTCGCCAGGCCGAAGCTGGCTGCCAGCTGTGTGTCCTCTGGCACTCTCGGTTTTAATGTGCACTCGGGTGATGATCCCATTCTCAGAAATGTGGATTGTTTCCGCCTTCCTGGAGGGCAGTTGGACCCTCCTGATCAGAGCCTTATAAGCATTTGTGCTCTCTGACCTGGTAATCTCACGTCTGGGGGCTGTCCTGGGATATGAGAATAAGAGAGGTGGAATTTAATGCTTACATAGTATAAGTTAAAACAGTCAAAACATATCAGTTTTAGATACGTTTAGATACACAACCCGAGCAAATAAGCATGGCCCACCTAGTAGGTGGAAAACCATGCGAGGATTAAGGTGAagctgaagaatcacttgaaaataTAACAAGATggagggcgcggtggctcacgcctgtaatcccagcactttgggaggccgaggcgggcggatcacaaggtcaggagttcgagaccagcctggccaatatggtgaaaccttgtctctactaaaaatacaaaaattagccgggggtggtggcaggcacctgtagtcccagctacttgggaggctgaggcaggagaatcacttgaactcgggaggcggaggttacagtgagccgagattacgccactgcactccagcctgggtgacagagtgagactccgtctgtaaataaataaataaataaaagataagaagATGCCACAGTATAGTGTTTACTCAAATAACATGGGATACAGGACTACGTACGTTTTAAAATCAGCTCATGAAGGCATGTTTATATATGTCTGTGCGTGCAGCTGTAGAGAGAAAGTTTGGAAGGTGATGTGTGTGGTGGTTTTCTCAGAATTAGGAATTAGGaatgatgaatgatttttttattttctttattctaaaatatCTTAAAGGAGTTTTCATTATGTTACCCTTaaaataaggactttttttttttttgagacggagtctcgctctgtcagcaagctggagtgcagtggcatgatctcggctcactgcaacctctggctcctgggttcaagcaattctcctgccttagcctaccgaatagctaggactacaggcacccaccaccacacccagctaatttttgtatttttagtagagatggggttttgccatgttggccaggctggtctcgaactcctgacctcgtgattcgcctgccttggcttccaaaggtgctgggattataggcttgagccaccatgcccggcccttgttattattatttctttttgagatggagtctcactttgtcacccaggctggagagcagtagtgtgatctaggctcactgcaacctctgcctccctagttcaagcgattctcctgcatcagcctccaaagtagctgggattacaggcacccgccaccatgcccggctaatttttgtatttttagtagatacagggtttcaccattttggccaggctggtctcgaactcctgacatcaggtgatccgcccgcctcagcctctccaagtgctaggattacaggtgtgagccactgcgcccagccaaaaatgagaacttattttaaaagaaccacAAATGCAGTAGGGGGAAAAATGGACACCCCTTTCCAGGACCGTCATGAGGCCCCAACGAGGTGTCGGAACTGCAGGCACTTTGAGAGCTGCAAGTGCTGCCTGCCTGCCACTGCCTGCTGTCTGGGCCTTCTCCCCACTGTGCAGGCAGGAACGCTGAGGCTGGAGGGGCCTGTCCATACCACTTCCTGTGGGCTTGGGACCCCTCTGCTCGGCTCCCGTGGAGCTGCCACCTGCAGTGGTGCCCGGGCCCTTCTCAGCCCTGTTCCCCCCCAGGTTCATCCTCGATGACTCCGCCTTGTACCTGTCCGACAAGTGTGAGGTGGAGACCCTGGACCTGCGGCGAGGTGGGCAGGGCCGGGACTGGGCTCCCTCCCCTCTGAGGGACCACCGCCCCGGCCACACCCAGAGCAGCCAGGTGTCTCCCCGCAGCTGCTGGCCGGGTCCTTAGCTCCCACTCATAGCCCGCACAGCAGGGGCTACACCTGGATCAGCCGGAtccttcccccaggtgctggGGCCGGGGCCAGGTGGAAGGGGGCCACAGGACCTTTCTCTCGCCTCTGCTGCAGATTATGTCTGTGTCTTGGATGTTGACCTCTTGGAACTTGTGATTAAAACCTGGAAAGGGAGCACCGAGGGCAAACTGGTAAGTGAGGCTGTCACTCTGGCTCCTGGAGCCAGAGCAGGTGCAGGGGCCAagggattctttcttttttttttttttttttttttttttttttttgagacggagtctcgctctgtcgcccaggctggagtgcagtggcgcgatctcggctcactgcaagctccgcctcccgggttcacgccattctcctgcctcagcctcccgagtagctgggactacaggtgcccacaaccgcgcctggctaattttttgtatttttagtagagacggggtttcaccgtggtctcgatctcctgaccttgtgatccgcctgccttggcctcccaaagtgctgggattacaggcgtgagccaccgcgcccggtgccAAGGGATTCTTTAGGGGCTACTGCTCCCTCATGTGCCCGGGCTCCGGACACAGTTCACACCTGCCCTTCCTGGGCTGCAGTTAGCACCCCTCCTGCAAAGGGCCACAGTACAGCCCTGGGGGGGGTCCCTTGAtgctggctgaatgaatgaatgggtttcAGTCCTGCCACCAGAGGACGCTGCAGCCAGGGCATCAGCAAGGCCTTGGGAGTCAGCTGCCTTCGTAGGTCCCCGGGTTCATCTCCTGTGAGATGGAGATAACTGGCCCTGCCTTGCTGGGCATGCAGAGCCCTTCACGGGGAGTGGGGTAGGGTGGGTGGGCACCCTTCTGCTTCCTTGGATGGCCTTGGGCCAAGCCGCTTTCACCCTCTGGGCTCAGTTTGCTCACCTCTTCATTGGAGTTACTGGGCAGGACATCCACTCCAGGAGAGACCATCCTTGTTCTGCCTGTGGCGGGGT
Coding sequences within:
- the ATG2A gene encoding autophagy-related protein 2 homolog A isoform X4, whose protein sequence is MSRWLWPWSNCVKERVCRYLLHHYLGHFFQEHLSLDQLSLDLYKGSVALRDIHLEIWSVNEVLESMESPLELVEGFVGSIEVAVPWAALLTDHCTVRVSGLQLTLQPRRGPAPGAADSQSWASCMTTSLQLAQECLRDGLPEPSEPPQPLEGLEMFAQTIETVLRRIKVTFLDTVVRVEHSPGDGERGVAVEVRVQRLEYCDEAVRDPSQAPPVDVHQPPAFLHKLLQLAGVRLHYEELPAQEEPAEPPLQIGSCSGYMELMVKLKQNEAFPGPKLEVAGQLGSLHLLLTPRQLQHLQELLSAVSLTDHEGLADKLNKSRPLGAEDLWLIEQDLNQQLQAGVVAEPLSPDPLTNPLLNLDSTDLFFSMAGLTSSVASALSELSLSDVDLASSVHSDVASRRLSAQAHPAGKMAPNHLLDTMRPDSLLKMTLGGVTLTLLQTSAPSSGPPDLATHFFTEFDATKDGPFGSRDFHHLRPRFQRACPCSHVRLTGTAVQLSWELRTGSRGRRTTSMEMRFGQLEVLECLWPRGTSEPEYTEILTFPGTLGSQASARPCAHLRHTQTLRHVPKSRPRRSVACHCHSELALDLANFQADVELGALDRLAALLRLATVTAEPPTGLLTEPLPAMEEQTVFLLSAPRATLRLRFPIADLRPERDPWAGQSVRVEQLRLELSEPQFRSELSSGPGPPVPTRLELTCSDLHGIYEDGEKPPVPCLRVSKALDPKSTGRKYFLPQVVVTVNPESSSAQWEVAPEKGEELELSAESPCELREPEPSPFSSKRTMYETEEMVIPGDPEEMRAFQSRTLALSRCSLEVILPRVHIFLPSKEVYESIYNRINNDLLMWEPADLLPTSDPAAQPSGLPGPSGFWHDSFKMCKSAFKLDSDSDDEDAHFFSVGASGGPQPPAPEAPSLHLQSTFSTLVTVLKGRITALCETKDEGGKRLEAVHGELVLDMEHGTLFSVSQYCGQPGLGYFCLEAEKATLYHRATVDDYPLPSHLDLPSFAPPAQLAPTIYPSEEGVTERGASGRKGQGRGPHMLSTAVRIHLDPHKNVKEFLVTLRLHKATLRHYMALPEQSWHSQLLEFLDVLDDPVLGYLPPTVITILHTHLFSCAVDYRPLYLPVRVLITAETFTLSSNIIVDTSTFLLRFILDDSALYLSDKCEVETLDLRRDYVCVLDVDLLELVIKTWKGSTEGKLSQPLFELRCSNNVVHVHSCADSCALLVNLLQYVMSTGDLHPPPRPPSPTEIAGQKLSESPASLPSCPPVEMALINQRDLTDALLDTERSLRELAQPSGGHLPQASPISVYLFPGERSGAPPPSPPVRGPAGSLGSCSEEKEDEREEEGDGDTLDSDEFCILDAPGLGIPPRDGEPVVTQLHPGPIVVRDGYFSRPIGSSDLLRAPAHFPVPSTRVVLREVSLVWHLYGGRDFGPHPGHRARAGLSGPRGSPSRCSGPNRPQNSWRTQGGSGRQHHVLMEIQLSKVSFQHEVYPAEPVTGPAAPGQELEERPLSRQVFIVQELEVRDRLASSQINKFLYLHTSERMPRRAHSNMLTIKALHVAPTTNLGGPECCLRVSLMPLRLNVDQDALFFLKDFFTSLVAGVNPVVPGETSAEARPETRAQSSSPLEGQAEGVETAGSQEAPGGRHSPSPADQQPIYFREFRFTSEVPIWLDYHGKHVTMDQVGTFAGLLIGLAQLNCSELKLKRLCCRHGLLGVDKVLGYALNEWLQDIRKNQLPGLLGGVGPMHSVVQLFQGFRDLLWLPIEQYRKDGRLMRGLQRGAASFGSSTASAALELSNRLVQAIQATAETVYDILSPAAPVSRSLQDKRSARRLRRGQQPADLREGVAKAYDTVREGILDTAQTICDVASRGHEQKGLTGAVGGVIRQLPPTVVKPLILATEATSSLLGGMRNQIVPDAHKDHALKWRSDSAQD
- the ATG2A gene encoding autophagy-related protein 2 homolog A isoform X3, with protein sequence MSRWLWPWSNCVKERVCRYLLHHYLGHFFQEHLSLDQLSLDLYKGSVALRDIHLEIWSVNEVLESMESPLELVEGFVGSIEVAVPWAALLTDHCTVRVSGLQLTLQPRRGPAPGAADSQSWASCMTTSLQLAQECLRDGLPEPSEPPQPLEGLEMFAQTIETVLRRIKVTFLDTVVRVEHSPGDGERGVAVEVRVQRLEYCDEAVRDPSQAPPVDVHQPPAFLHKLLQLAGVRLHYEELPAQEEPAEPPLQIGSCSGYMELMVKLKQNEAFPGPKLEVAGQLGSLHLLLTPRQLQHLQELLSAVSLTDHEGLADKLNKSRPLGAEDLWLIEQDLNQQLQAGVVAEPLSPDPLTNPLLNLDSTDLFFSMAGLTSSVASALSELSLSDVDLASSVHSDVASRRLSAQAHPAGKMAPNHLLDTMRPDSLLKMTLGGVTLTLLQTSAPSSGPPDLATHFFTEFDATKDGPFGSRDFHHLRPRFQRACPCSHVRLTGTAVQLSWELRTGSRGRRTTSMEMRFGQLEVLECLWPRGTSEPEYTEILTFPGTLGSQASARPCAHLRHTQTLRHVPKSRPRRSVACHCHSELALDLANFQADVELGALDRLAALLRLATVTAEPPTGLLTEPLPAMEEQTVFLLSAPRATLRLRFPIADLRPERDPWAGQSVRVEQLRLELSEPQFRSELSSGPGPPVPTRLELTCSDLHGIYEDGEKPPVPCLRVSKALDPKSTGRKYFLPQVVVTVNPESSSAQWEVAPEKGEELELSAESPCELREPEPSPFSSKRTMYETEEMVIPGDPEEMRAFQSRTLALSRCSLEVILPRVHIFLPSKEVYESIYNRINNDLLMWEPADLLPTSDPAAQPSGLPGPSGFWHDSFKMCKSAFKLDSDSDDEDAHFFSVGASGGPQPPAPEAPSLHLQSTFSTLVTVLKGRITALCETKDEGGKRLEAVHGELVLDMEHGTLFSVSQYCGQPGLGYFCLEAEKATLYHRATVDDYPLPSHLDLPSFAPPAQLAPTIYPSEEGVTERGASGRKGQGRGPHMLSTAVRIHLDPHKNVKEFLVTLRLHKATLRHYMALPEQSWHSQLLEFLDVLDDPVLGYLPPTVITILHTHLFSCAVDYRPLYLPVRVLITAETFTLSSNIIVDTSTFLLRFILDDSALYLSDKCEVETLDLRRDYVCVLDVDLLELVIKTWKGSTEGKLSQPLFELRCSNNVVHVHSCADSCALLVNLLQYVMSTGDLHPPPRPPSPTEIAGQKVQLSESPASLPSCPPVEMALINQRDLTDALLDTERSLRELAQPSGGHLPQASPISVYLFPGERSGAPPPSPPVRGPAGSLGSCSEEKEDEREEEGDGDTLDSDEFCILDAPGLGIPPRDGEPVVTQLHPGPIVVRDGYFSRPIGSSDLLRAPAHFPVPSTRVVLREVSLVWHLYGGRDFGPHPGHRARAGLSGPRGSPSRCSGPNRPQNSWRTQGGSGRQHHVLMEIQLSKVSFQHEVYPAEPVTGPAAPGQELEERPLSRQVFIVQELEVRDRLASSQINKFLYLHTSERMPRRAHSNMLTIKALHVAPTTNLGGPECCLRVSLMPLRLNVDQDALFFLKDFFTSLVAGVNPVVPGETSAEARPETRAQSSSPLEGQAEGVETAGSQEAPGGRHSPSPADQQPIYFREFRFTSEVPIWLDYHGKHVTMDQVGTFAGLLIGLAQLNCSELKLKRLCCRHGLLGVDKVLGYALNEWLQDIRKNQLPGLLGGVGPMHSVVQLFQGFRDLLWLPIEQYRKDGRLMRGLQRGAASFGSSTASAALELSNRLVQAIQATAETVYDILSPAAPVSRSLQDKRSARRLRRGQQPADLREGVAKAYDTVREGILDTAQTICDVASRGHEQKGLTGAVGGVIRQLPPTVVKPLILATEATSSLLGGMRNQIVPDAHKDHALKWRSDSAQD